ATATATCGATTGAGCGTCGAGTGAAACTGTATCATGAGCGACTACGCAAAGGACGTGCTTGTTTCTGCTGATTGGGTGGAAGATAATCTGGATGCGTTTCAGGACGATGACCCGGCGTATCGACTCGTCGAAGTGGACGTAGACACCGAGGCCTACAGCGACGGTCACGCGCCGGGCGCGATTGGGTTCAACTGGGAGACCCAACTGCAAGATCAGACGCGCCGAGATCTGTTGTCCAAGGAGGATTTCGAGTCGTTGCTCGGCGAACACGGGATCAGCAACGATTCGACGGTCGTCCTGTACGGTGACAACTCGAACTGGTTTGCGGCGTACACGTACTGGCAGTTCAAATACTACGGTCACGACGACGTCCGTCTGCTCGACGGTGGCCGGGACTACTGGCTCGACAACGACTACCCCTTGACCGAGGAGGAACCGGACTTCTCCGAGCAGGACTACACCGCAAGCGAGCCGGACGAGTCGATTCGTGCGTACAGATCCGATGTCGAGGCGGCACTCGACGACAGCGTTCCGCTGGTCGACGTTCGTTCCCCCGAAGAGTTCAGCGGCGAGATCTTGGCACCAGCCGGGCTACAGGAGACCGCCCAGCGTGGAGGCCACATCCCCGGTGCGAGCAACGTTTCCTGGGCGGCTGTGGTTCAGGACGACGGCCGGTTCAAAAGCGCCGAGGAGCTGCGCGAACTGTACGCTGACGAAGACATCGAAGACGAGGAGATCATCGCCTACTGCCGGATCGGTGAACGGTCCTCGATCGCGTGGTTCGCCCTCCACGAGCTGCTCGGCTACGATGAGGCCGTCAACTACGACGGTTCGTGGACGGAATGGGGCAACCTCGTCGACGCGCCGATCGAACAAGGCGGAGCGTAAACCAGTCGCTCTCCGTTTCGCCGTCGGACAGTCACCTGAGCGTGGCCGTGGATGTGCTCACACGACGTCACCCCGGACCGTCGTGCCGGTTTGGCGCTCGCGGTAGCGAGTCACTGCATCGGCCGCTTCGGTGGCAGCTTCGGGTTCCATCCCGAGGGTCTCAAGAGCATCCGGAAGCGTCGGAAACACTAGCTCTCCGTCTCGGAGTTTTTCGAATGCAGTATCGCTGCGCGTGCCTGCGATCCACAGACAAACGCCACGCGGATCGAGTATCTGTTTGTAGTTCTCTCTCGCGATCGCACCTTTCAACCGTTGGGTGACGTTCTGCTCGAAGCCGGTGTTACACACTTCGAGATGAATCGGCTCCTCGTCGACGAGGTGGGCGGCCAAACATCGTTCGGGTGCGGCGTGGCCGTTCGCGTTCGCGCGGAGGGCCTCGGGATTGGTTTCTGCCCACTCGGCGCTGACGGTTTTTCCGACACCTTCGATCCCGTGTGATTCGATGAATTCGGTCTCGCGGCTCACATCCCCATCGAACAGGAGATCTTTGGTGAGATAGACGTTGAGCCGCTCGATGGGATCGATACCGAGCGCGAGATCTCCATACACCCACACCTCCCGTACTGGGACGGGCATCGGTTCCCGTTCGACCGACGCTACAAGACGTTCGAGGCGGTCGACGGCCTCCGACCGGGTGAACTGTGACATACGCTTCGATACCGTCCGGACGTGGAAAACTCGTACGCCCTCTTTTTTCGCGTTCGGATGAGCGAAGATCACTGCTCGCTGGCGAGACGGTTGCTCATTCCGCTCACAGGACGGTCGATCACGCCCCATACCGCGACCGTACCGCCATCACCCAAACAAAACCCGCGCTTGAGCGAACTTTCACGCGCATCGGGGGAACGTGAATCACTCCGTGATGAGGTCCTTTTCCGTGCTCGTGGCGTCGGTCCGCATTCGGTGGTGGATGTTTTCGGTTTCGAGCAACCGCTCGAGCCGTCGCTCGAACGCTTCTTCACCGATCTCGCCTCGTGCGTACGCGTGCCGAAGCCGTTCGATCGGGGTCTGGACATCCTCCTCGGTGACAGGGGAATCCGGAGACGAGACATCGGTCGAATCCGAATCCACGACACGCCGATAAATATAATCAGCGAGGTACGTACTCCCCAACACGAGCGGCAGGAGGGAGGTGAGCGAAACGAGTCCCATCCACAGCGGAACTTGCGGTGTGAAGAATACCGGAGCGACGAGGAATGCAGTAATTACGATCCCCATCCAGAGCGGCGAGCCGAGGATTCGTCGTCCACGCTGTTCGATACGACTTTCCAATGACATGTATGATAGATGTCCTTCTTACACGATATTCGTTTCGGTTCATAAGGTGATTCTAACGGCGATCGTGACCCGTGCGTTCGTGCCTGATCCCTTCCGTCTCGCTGGCACAACTGTTTTAGTCAATAGGTACCTAATAGCACACCTGTACCGGCGAACGAACGGCGACTGAGGGGGATAACACACATGGCAGACAAACCGCACCAAAATTTAGCGATCATCGGTCACGTCGACCACGGGAAAAGCACGCTCGTCGGTCGGCTGCTGTTCGAGACGGGAAGCGTTCCTGAGCACGTGATCGAGCAGTATCGAGAAGAAGCAGAGGAGAAAGGCAAAGGCG
The sequence above is drawn from the Halocatena salina genome and encodes:
- a CDS encoding DUF7095 family protein gives rise to the protein MSQFTRSEAVDRLERLVASVEREPMPVPVREVWVYGDLALGIDPIERLNVYLTKDLLFDGDVSRETEFIESHGIEGVGKTVSAEWAETNPEALRANANGHAAPERCLAAHLVDEEPIHLEVCNTGFEQNVTQRLKGAIARENYKQILDPRGVCLWIAGTRSDTAFEKLRDGELVFPTLPDALETLGMEPEAATEAADAVTRYRERQTGTTVRGDVV
- a CDS encoding SHOCT domain-containing protein → MSLESRIEQRGRRILGSPLWMGIVITAFLVAPVFFTPQVPLWMGLVSLTSLLPLVLGSTYLADYIYRRVVDSDSTDVSSPDSPVTEEDVQTPIERLRHAYARGEIGEEAFERRLERLLETENIHHRMRTDATSTEKDLITE
- a CDS encoding sulfurtransferase translates to MSDYAKDVLVSADWVEDNLDAFQDDDPAYRLVEVDVDTEAYSDGHAPGAIGFNWETQLQDQTRRDLLSKEDFESLLGEHGISNDSTVVLYGDNSNWFAAYTYWQFKYYGHDDVRLLDGGRDYWLDNDYPLTEEEPDFSEQDYTASEPDESIRAYRSDVEAALDDSVPLVDVRSPEEFSGEILAPAGLQETAQRGGHIPGASNVSWAAVVQDDGRFKSAEELRELYADEDIEDEEIIAYCRIGERSSIAWFALHELLGYDEAVNYDGSWTEWGNLVDAPIEQGGA